GACACCCCCTTTTTGTTTTAAGAAACTCCGTAGCTAAAGGTGTCAATACTTTAATTAGTCCCGAGACCAACCCACTTCCAATTTTTCCTCATTTTGAATGAAAGAAAATCGCGTTAAAATGACTAAAATATATATCCTTGTTTAACTTCGAGATTATTAAAATATTTTTCTACAGCTTTATAAAAGAATAATAAACGAATTGCAAAGACCAAGCCACTTCATATATCTGGTATATGCAGCAAGAAATTATATTTGAATCTGAAAGTAATCTTTAATACTCGATATATATTTTACAGACAGTTGTTCTTTCTATCGTCGTTACTCTGCATTCACTATTAAACGAACATCAACTGCTTTAGGATATTGGTGCATATAGTTAATATTAAAGAACGCCCTTTGCTGTGGTTCAACCATCTGTGAAAAGCCAGATTGTGTAGCCACTATTTCGCCGTTGCTGTCAAGTAAAGCACCCGACATTCTAACAGTGAGTTTTCTATTTGATAGGTTCTGTAGTTCTCCTACTACAGTAACCCACTCTAATATATCATCGCTTCTTACAAGTTTGTAGGAAAGTACCTTGATAAGCTCTTCCTCTGAGCCAGAAGTTTTTGTGCATTCGTCAATACCTTTATTGTAGCCTACATCGTAGCCAGTCTTAATAGCCTTATCAATTAATTCACGATATTTTGTCGTCATATCGTTCATTTCTGTTCGGCTCGCTTCTCTACCCTGAATATAGCCAGCTTCATAACCTCTTTGATAACTCCCATTTTCGATATTTGAGCAACCTGTTGAGCCGAACACAATTGCCAATAGCAATATTGATAGTAAAATTAGCAACTTCCTCATCTTAAGTCACCACTCCTTCATGCTCGATATTATATTCACTCCTATCAGGAAATATCAATTGTGAGAAAAAAACGTTGACCGACAACAGACTGGGCAACCCGCTTATATCTGGATAAAACAGATTAAGATAACGGCGACCTGTAAAACTTCATTGAATCTTGAAAACTGAAAGACCTTGTGTATCGTTGCACCATTTCCAAGCTCTCCCAGCGACCTAATTCCTTAATAGTCATGGTATCTATACCAGCCTTCCTTAACAGCACTGCAAACGTACGTCTGAATGTATGAGGATTGCAGGTAATGCCGGTGCGCATTTCAAGACGGCGTAGCATGGAAGAGATTCCCCATATATTCATGCCCCATATATTATTTTTAGGTTGATATTGAGATAGCCACTTTCGCAGGTATCCCTCTGCCAATACACCAAACGGAGCCATTGCTTCCTTGTTACCTTTTCCAATCACCCTGATAGTATGATTATTCCAATCAATATCCGTAAGCTTGATATTGGTTAATTCAGATAATCGTAATCCACTCTCTATGAATAATGCTATGATTGCCTTATCCCGCATGGTATCGGTTGCCTTAATAAGTGATTGTACCTGTGATAAATCTAACGAGGGCAGTATTAATACTGGCCGTTTAGGTGCCTCAACCCACAGTATTGGATTGTTTTCAGTTTTAAAGCCATACGATGATTTAGGGCTATATAGCCAGTTGTAAAAGGCCCTGAGACATTTATAGTAATCGTATTTGCCACCGATACTGCAAGTGAGAGATTGCAGGAATTTGTTTATCTGTGCGGTAGTCGGGGCCAACCCGATAAATCCAAGTGACCTTGAAAGGGTATTCCTGTAATCCCGTATAGTATTTTGTGAAATACCTTCCCTGCGAGACTTCAAAAATAAGTTAATAGCCTTATGGCAGTTATCCCTTCTTCTTGCAGATGGTTGTAGTGTATCCAAACATTGCAGCAGTTTGGGGCTTGGTGGACGCTTACCACTTTTGACCTGTGAAATGTAGCTTTTACTAAGCTTGCTTAACTTTGATATCTGAGATACACTGAGTTTGTTAAGCAGTTTAGCTATGTCAGGGCGGCTGTTAACCGCTAGGTCGTAGGTTCGAATCCTACCCGAGGAGCCAAATCTACTGCTCAACTATTCACTAAATACCCTGTATGCTGAATAGCAGGCTGTCATATCCGGCGCAGGTTTAAACAGTCCTCTGAAATTACTCATATGCGGAGATAGGAGAGTTGAATATGGATCCTGTTGTGCTCACGAACTTAATTCTCTGTGTCATTATATTAGGTTTAGGCTTGTGGGAATACGTCCGTACCAGATCACGCGTTGAACTATATGTGGGCATTGCTTTCGGACTGTTCGGTGTGTCACACCTACTCACCCTTTTAGGATTATCCTCTGTCCTGACCCTGCCTCTCATAATAATCCGCCTGACGGCATACCTGCTCGTTATCTTCGGCCTGTATACAGCGATCGCCAGGAAGAAAAGGAATACTTGAGCCGCGTTCTTGATACCAATGTCTTAATCTATCCACCCGGTTTCTGCACCGGAATAGAGCCGTTGTAATCCTTATTACACAGGCATATAATCAATTACTGATATCCGAGGTGATGGTATGGGCAGACGAATTTCAGCATCAGTACTAGCAATCTTCCTATTGACAGTCGTTGCTCTTGCAGCGTGCGGCAGAATCGATACTAACATTCACACAACCATTAAACCTTCCGGCTTTATAATACAGAATATCTCCCTAACGGGAAGCGGACAGATAGGAGCTTCGATTTCCAAGGCCTTCCCACTGCAGACTTATATCAGCAAAGGCTGGCTGATCAATGTTACTAATGAGGGTAGCTCCACAACAATATCAGCAACGAAGGTCTTCCGGAAAGAAGATATCAGCGATATTACTGCTGCATTCGTTAAAGTTAACGCGCAGGGTACGTCGGGTATTAAAGACCCGGCTTTTACCATAACCGACAATTTTTTTATTAAATACTATTCTTTGTCCTTCACCATACCGCCGATGACGCCGGATACGATCGATGTCAACTCGGGGCAGCAATGGTCTCAGGTGGGTGAGGCGGTGCTGGACGAAATGTTCAGCCTGTCCTGGTCAATTACTCTGCCCGGACAGATCACCGCGACCAACGCTGACTCCTATCAAAGGGACACGGCTATATATAAATTCAATTATTCCTCGTTAAAAAACGGGCGGCAGATAATGGTTCAAAGCAAGTACATTGACTGGCCGCTGATACTTATTGTCATCGGCGGATTAATAGTTGTGATATTGATTATCGTTTTCGCCTCAAGGCCGAAGCCTGCCAACAAAGATAGCAATACAGAGAAGGCTATTACGGCACTGCCACCCCCACCTCCAGCTTCTTAATGCACGGATTCGACTGATATTCATTTAATAAAGGAAAGTGCCCGCATGTATCTCATGCGGGCACTTTCCTTTTGTCTTTACGAATAATCTATTTGAGTTCCATCGATTCCGCGACCAGTTCTGCTATATCCTTGGCGATCAGCGTCTCCTCCGCGCCCTTGGCCTTGATGGCGTCGGTGAACATCTGGACACAGTAGGGGCAAGCTGAGGCCACGATATCTGCGCCGGTCTCCATGACCTGGTCGATACGCACCTCGCTGATACGTTTTCCGATGCGCTCCTCCATCCAGAAACGTCCGCCTCCCGCGCCGCAGCAGAAACCTTTGTTGCCGGAGCGCTCCATCTCGAGGATCGGCAGCTTGTTAATAGCCTGCAGCACATGCCTCTGCGGCTTGTATATATCGTTGTGCCTGCCCAGGTAGCATGAGTCGTGGTAGGTGATCCTGTTTTCCTTCATGACGGCGGGCTTGATCTTGCCGTCGCTGATAAGCTGGGAGATAAAGGTGCTGTGATGGATGATCTCGAAGTTTCCGCCGAATTGCGGATATTCGTTCTTGAGTGTATTGAAGCAGTGCGGGCACATGGTGATGATCTTCTTGATATTATAGCCTTTGAACTGCTCGATGTTATTGGCGGCCAGCGTCTGGTACAGGTACTCGTTGCCCAGTCTCCTGGCGGGCTCGCCGCAGCACATCTCCTGCGCGCCCAATATGCCAAAGCTCACGCCGGCGGCCTTGAGTATTTTGGCCGTGGCGATGGCGATTTTGGTGCTCCGCTCCTCCAGCGAGGCAGCGCAGCCTGCGAAGAATACGTACTCAACATTGGGTTCTTCTGATAACTGTTTGATATCCAGTCCGGCCGTCCAGTCTGTCCTGGTCAGGGTGGTGCCTTTACAGCTGTGTCCCCTGGCCTCAATGCACTGCAGGACAGCCAGCCCGGTTTCGGGAACCTGTGCTAGGTCCAGCACCAGGTGGCGGCGCATGTCGATGATCTTGTCGATATGCTCGACGAATACGGGACAGATGTCCTGGCAGGCGCGGCAGGTCGTGCAGGCCCAGATCACGTCTTCCGTGATGACCTCGCCCACCATGGCTTTGGTGCTTCCGCCTGCTTCTTCCGCAGGGGCGGGCGCGGCTTCGCCTCCGGCCCTGGCCGCTTTTGCTTTGGCCTTCTTCTCAGCCAGCAGCGCAGGGGAGCGCTCCTGCCAGTGAGCCTTGAGGTCCTGTACCAGTTGCCGCGGCGAAAGCGGCTTGTCCGTCAGGTAAGCAGGACACCTGTCCTGGCAGCGTCCGCAGTTGGTGCAGGCGTCCAGGTCGAAAAGCTGCTTCCAGGTGAAATCTTCGATCTTGCCTATGCCGTAGGTCTCGGCGTTCTCAAGGTCGACCATGCTGAGGGCGCCCTTGGGACGTGAGGTCTTGAAAAGTACATTGACCGGTGATATCAATATATGTGTCAGCTTGTCCCAGGCAACGATGACATAGAAGACGGCGCCTATGGTTATAATCACATGTCCATACCACAGGATCTGATACCACAGATAGCGCGAAGCCTCGGGGAGCCCGGCGAACAGGCCGGCGATCCAGAAGCCGCCGAACCTTACCTGTCCCCACTCGGGGTGCACGTAGTATTCAGGCTGGCTCAATCCCACTGCCTCGGGCGTAGCGGCGATCATCCTGAATCCCTGAAGGAAGAAGCCCGTGATAACAACGATGAAGATAAGAAAGAGGGCAACGCCATCGTCCAGCACGGTGTTGAGCCTCTTGGGCTTCTGAATATAGCGGCGTGCAAAGGCCATCAGCAGGCCGATCAGCACCATGACGCCCGCTATATTCCACAGTCCGCCCAGGTAAATATATACCGGGCCCTGGATAAAGGCGGCGTGAAAAGGCTCGAAAACATAATGGTTCAGAAAGTCCAGCCCTGCGCCAATGAAAAGGAGTATACAGCCAACAAAAATGAGGAAGTGCATAATGCCGGGATACGGCTCACGCAGGAATCTCACATGCAGGCCGGCATCTAAAATTGTGAGTTTGATGAACTCGCCGATACGCCAGCCCGGCTTATCGAAACGCTTTTCGGGCCTGCCCAGAGTCCACATCTGATAGCGCTTGTAGACCGAATAGCCGATCAGCGCGATGGCGGCGGCAGCCGCAAGGTAGAGGGCTATCTGTACTAATAAGGGGATATGCCAGAAAATTTCTCGCGTCGCTTCCATGTTACTCCTTCCGAGATTATTTTCTTAAAACCGCAATATTATATTACTTTTTAATAGCTTGTTCCATCCGCTTTTAAACTGAATTACGGACACGTCCTATGATAAGCAGCGTCCTTCGTCCCGCAGGATTGCTAGGCTTCAATCCGGTTTGTATACCCGTCCGGCGGCGGCAAACAGCTTCACTATAGAGCTTTCGGGAACATCCCCGCTGCCCAGCGGGGTCTCCCGGCCATCGCAGAAATGGTGGTAGTCGCTGCCTCCCGTGGTCAACAAATCATGTCGTTTGGCCAGCCCTGCGATCCGGCTGACGGTCCTGCTGTCGTACTGTCCGTAGTAAGCCTCGATGCCGTCCAGGCCGGCCGTCTTAAGCTCGACGATGATGTTGTCTACATCCGCAATATCGGCGGGATGCGCCAGCACAGCTATGCCACCCGCCTTTTTTATGATCCTGACGGCCTCGACCGGCCCAACCTTTTCCCGTCCCACGTAGGCCGGACAATTCCTGCCGATGTATTTATCGAAAGCCTCCTTCTCATTGGAGATGTATCCTTTCTCCAGCATGGCCTGCGCGATGTGCGGACGGCAGATAGATTCGCCCCTGGCCAGGTCCAATACCCTCTGCCAGGCCACCGGCTTGCCCAGTTCATCCAACCTGGCCACCATCTTCTGTGCCCTGCCGACGCGGGATTCCCTGATCTTCGCCAGGGAGGCTAAAAGTTCTGCATCCTCGTAATTGATAAAATAGCCCAGCACGTGCAGCTCCCCCGTGGCCAGGTCCGTATTAATCTCAACACCGGGGACTACGATCAGCTTCTTTACACCGGCAGCAGCCGCCAATGCCTCGCCAACACCGCTGACACTGTCATGATCCGTAATGGATATTACTTCCAGTCCCCGTTCAGCCGCCAATACGACCATCTGAGACGGTGTCAGGCGTCCATCTGAGCCTGTAGTATGCAGGTGCAGGTCGAATCTCAAGGTTCGCTCTCCTCACGCCTGATTCTCTGTATGTCGGCAGCTTTACCGGTTTCCGCATTGATGTCCAACAGCATTGCATCCAGTGCGGCAATACCCTTGCCGACCGACAACCGGTGAGGAAGACCTGTTAGAAAACTTTCGAGCACGTTGTCGACATCATCGCCGATGATGGACTCGACAGGACCAACCATACCGATATCGGTGACATAGGCCGTGCCGCCGGGCATAATACGGCTATCGGTTGTGCCCACATGCGTATGAGTACCCAGCACTGCGCTTACACGCCCGTCCAAGTATCGTCCCAGCGCTATTTTCTCGGATGTAGCCTCGGCATGGAAATCGACCAGGATCATTTTAGGCAGGGGCCTCAGCGAGGACAGCAGATTGTCCATAGCGCGGAAGGGGCAATCCGCCGGGCCGACGAAGACACGGCCTATAAGGTTTACAACCAGGACGCCGTCGACAATAAGGTAACCGCGTCCGGCCACGCCGGGAGGGAAGTTGAGCGGGCGGATAATGGGCAGGTCCCCGTCCATGCAATTGACGATCTCGCGCTGAGCCCAGATATGATTGCCGCTGGTTATGACATCCACGCCCGAATCAAGCAATTCCTGAGCAGTTTTGACTGTGATTCCGATGCCGTGGGCGCTATTTTCGCCGTTGGCTATCACGAGATCGACATTGTACTCATTAATTAAGCCTGGCAGAAACCGCTGTAGCGCCCTCCTGCCAGGCTTACCTATGACATCACCAACAGCCAGGATATTCAAATATCTACCTCATGCCGATCATTTAGCGTAATCTACCGCCCTCACCTCTCGCATAACTGTAACCTTAATCTGTCCTGGATACTCGAGGCTGTCCTCGATCTTCTTAACGATATCTCGCGCCAGCCGCATGGCCGCCAGGTCGTCCACCTGCTCGGGCTTAACTATGATGCGCACCTCGCGTCCGGCCTGGATAGCGAAAGCTTTTTCCACGCCGGGGAAGCTGCTGGCGACGTTCTCCAGTGCTTCAATACGCTTGATGTACTGGTCGAGCGACTCGCGCCTGGCCCCCAGCCTGGAGCCGCTGATCTGGTCGGCGGTAGCCAGTATGAATCCCAGAGAGCTGGTCGTGGTGGCTTCGCCGTGGTGCTCGGATATGGCCTGCGACACTTCCACCGACTTGTCCCATTGCTTGACCAGGTTTGCGCCGATCAGAGCGTGCGGCCCTTCCACCTCGTGGTCCACGGCCTTGCCGATATCATGCAGCAGCGCAGCGCGCTTGGCCAGCGTTACGTTTGCCCCGATCTCAGCGGCCAGCATGCCGGCGATATGCGCCACCTCCAAGCTGTGCGTGAGCACGTTCTGCCCGTAGCTGGTTCTGAATTTAAGCCGTCCCAGCAGCTTGACCAGCTCCGGATGAAGGCCCTGCACTCCGGCTTTGCGGGAAGCCTGTTCGCCCTCGAGTTTTATAGTAGACTCAACCTCGGTTTTGGCCTTGTCCACCACTTCCTCGATCCTGGCCGGGTGAATGCGTCCGTCCAGAATCAGGTTGGTAAGTGCGACCCTGGCCACTTCCCTGCGGATGGGGTCGAAGCTGGAAATGGTGACCGATTCGGGAGTATCGTCGATGATCAGGTCTACGCCCGTGGCCTGCTCCAGGGCACGTATATTGCGGCCCTCCCGTCCGATCAGTCTCCCTTTCATGTCATCACTGGGAAGCGGCACATTGGAGACAGTGGTCTCAGATACGACATCGGTGGCGCATCTCTGTATAGTGGTTGCCAGTATGTCCCTGGCTATATTATCGATATCGTCCTTGATGCGAACCTCCCATTCGCGCACGCGGCGGGAGGCATCTTCCTGAATCTCGCTTTCTACAGCATTCAAAAGCTGTTGTTTGGCTTCGTCGCTGGACATTCCCGAGATCGCTTCAAGGCGCTGTAGCTGCCGTGTCTTGACTTCCTCCACCTGTTCCCTGACCGTGTCGATCTCCTTTTCCCTTCCGATCAGGCTGCGCTCCCTTCGTTCAAGGGCTTCGAGCTTGCGCTCCAGGCGTTCCTCGCGCTGGCTTGATCGTCTTTCGAGCCGTTGCAGCTCGTATCTACGTTCCCTGCTATCCGCCTCA
This genomic window from Dehalococcoidia bacterium contains:
- a CDS encoding tyrosine-type recombinase/integrase, with amino-acid sequence MAPTTAQINKFLQSLTCSIGGKYDYYKCLRAFYNWLYSPKSSYGFKTENNPILWVEAPKRPVLILPSLDLSQVQSLIKATDTMRDKAIIALFIESGLRLSELTNIKLTDIDWNNHTIRVIGKGNKEAMAPFGVLAEGYLRKWLSQYQPKNNIWGMNIWGISSMLRRLEMRTGITCNPHTFRRTFAVLLRKAGIDTMTIKELGRWESLEMVQRYTRSFSFQDSMKFYRSPLS
- a CDS encoding heterodisulfide reductase-related iron-sulfur binding cluster, yielding MEATREIFWHIPLLVQIALYLAAAAAIALIGYSVYKRYQMWTLGRPEKRFDKPGWRIGEFIKLTILDAGLHVRFLREPYPGIMHFLIFVGCILLFIGAGLDFLNHYVFEPFHAAFIQGPVYIYLGGLWNIAGVMVLIGLLMAFARRYIQKPKRLNTVLDDGVALFLIFIVVITGFFLQGFRMIAATPEAVGLSQPEYYVHPEWGQVRFGGFWIAGLFAGLPEASRYLWYQILWYGHVIITIGAVFYVIVAWDKLTHILISPVNVLFKTSRPKGALSMVDLENAETYGIGKIEDFTWKQLFDLDACTNCGRCQDRCPAYLTDKPLSPRQLVQDLKAHWQERSPALLAEKKAKAKAARAGGEAAPAPAEEAGGSTKAMVGEVITEDVIWACTTCRACQDICPVFVEHIDKIIDMRRHLVLDLAQVPETGLAVLQCIEARGHSCKGTTLTRTDWTAGLDIKQLSEEPNVEYVFFAGCAASLEERSTKIAIATAKILKAAGVSFGILGAQEMCCGEPARRLGNEYLYQTLAANNIEQFKGYNIKKIITMCPHCFNTLKNEYPQFGGNFEIIHHSTFISQLISDGKIKPAVMKENRITYHDSCYLGRHNDIYKPQRHVLQAINKLPILEMERSGNKGFCCGAGGGRFWMEERIGKRISEVRIDQVMETGADIVASACPYCVQMFTDAIKAKGAEETLIAKDIAELVAESMELK
- a CDS encoding PHP domain-containing protein; amino-acid sequence: MRFDLHLHTTGSDGRLTPSQMVVLAAERGLEVISITDHDSVSGVGEALAAAAGVKKLIVVPGVEINTDLATGELHVLGYFINYEDAELLASLAKIRESRVGRAQKMVARLDELGKPVAWQRVLDLARGESICRPHIAQAMLEKGYISNEKEAFDKYIGRNCPAYVGREKVGPVEAVRIIKKAGGIAVLAHPADIADVDNIIVELKTAGLDGIEAYYGQYDSRTVSRIAGLAKRHDLLTTGGSDYHHFCDGRETPLGSGDVPESSIVKLFAAAGRVYKPD
- a CDS encoding TIGR00282 family metallophosphoesterase, with protein sequence MNILAVGDVIGKPGRRALQRFLPGLINEYNVDLVIANGENSAHGIGITVKTAQELLDSGVDVITSGNHIWAQREIVNCMDGDLPIIRPLNFPPGVAGRGYLIVDGVLVVNLIGRVFVGPADCPFRAMDNLLSSLRPLPKMILVDFHAEATSEKIALGRYLDGRVSAVLGTHTHVGTTDSRIMPGGTAYVTDIGMVGPVESIIGDDVDNVLESFLTGLPHRLSVGKGIAALDAMLLDINAETGKAADIQRIRREESEP
- the rny gene encoding ribonuclease Y — protein: MDWIYYVIIGLVAVLFLLVGYFARQLLANQQIRNAQNEAKKLLESAQAKYEQLILDAKEEAVKVRAAAEADSRERRYELQRLERRSSQREERLERKLEALERRERSLIGREKEIDTVREQVEEVKTRQLQRLEAISGMSSDEAKQQLLNAVESEIQEDASRRVREWEVRIKDDIDNIARDILATTIQRCATDVVSETTVSNVPLPSDDMKGRLIGREGRNIRALEQATGVDLIIDDTPESVTISSFDPIRREVARVALTNLILDGRIHPARIEEVVDKAKTEVESTIKLEGEQASRKAGVQGLHPELVKLLGRLKFRTSYGQNVLTHSLEVAHIAGMLAAEIGANVTLAKRAALLHDIGKAVDHEVEGPHALIGANLVKQWDKSVEVSQAISEHHGEATTTSSLGFILATADQISGSRLGARRESLDQYIKRIEALENVASSFPGVEKAFAIQAGREVRIIVKPEQVDDLAAMRLARDIVKKIEDSLEYPGQIKVTVMREVRAVDYAK